A window of Candidatus Neomarinimicrobiota bacterium contains these coding sequences:
- a CDS encoding UMP kinase, with amino-acid sequence MADLPYRRVLLKMSGEILAGERGFGIETAVVDNLARQVKTVAERGIEIGIVIGGGNFFRGASAADNGVDRVSADYLGMLGTVMNAVAFQNALERLGLDTRVLSAITITQMAEPYIRRRAIRHLEKGRVVIFAGGTGNPYFSTDTAAVLRGIEVGAALILKGTKVDGVYSADPIVDPGARKYDKLDYEEVISKKLRVMDLTAVTLCMENQLPILVFNMQLDGNMLKAASGEAVGTIVRGEGS; translated from the coding sequence ATGGCTGATTTGCCGTATCGTCGCGTCCTCCTGAAAATGAGCGGCGAGATTCTTGCTGGCGAACGAGGCTTTGGTATCGAGACTGCCGTTGTCGATAATCTTGCCCGTCAGGTCAAGACCGTTGCGGAGCGGGGCATCGAAATTGGCATTGTCATCGGCGGGGGCAATTTTTTCCGGGGTGCCTCTGCCGCCGATAATGGCGTAGACCGAGTTTCCGCAGATTATCTGGGGATGTTGGGCACCGTCATGAATGCGGTTGCCTTTCAGAATGCCCTGGAGAGGCTCGGCCTCGATACGAGGGTTCTTTCGGCCATTACCATCACCCAGATGGCGGAACCGTATATCCGCCGCCGCGCTATTCGGCATTTGGAAAAAGGGCGGGTGGTCATCTTCGCCGGTGGCACGGGCAACCCCTATTTTTCCACCGATACGGCAGCAGTGTTGCGCGGCATTGAAGTTGGAGCAGCGCTGATCTTGAAGGGCACGAAAGTCGATGGAGTGTACAGCGCCGATCCCATAGTCGACCCCGGGGCGAGGAAGTATGACAAACTTGATTATGAGGAAGTGATTTCGAAAAAACTGCGCGTCATGGATCTGACCGCGGTTACGCTCTGCATGGAAAACCAGCTGCCCATTCTGGTCTTCAACATGCAGTTAGATGGCAACATGTTAAAGGCTGCCAGCGGTGAGGCAGTGGGCACCATTGTTAGGGGGGAAGGGTCATGA
- a CDS encoding S-layer homology domain-containing protein, with translation MRAKVLLSLALIGLMGLPGCAPKVVSQSDLDTPEYHQRLGVRSLESGDYARAEAAFQRAVDLDKNFAPGWGGLGLTRAYMMDFQDREKAVNKAVKLAPKDPTVWIFRGRYWLAKRSLEKNWLKKAEGDLNRAAKLDPGNEAVDYYLGEASFYGLNFQQAGAQFAKVVDLKGDLAGKADEMWTLSQNIVRARPGTDAGRKIAIKSEITRSDLAVLFAEELKLAAIFERMAPPSAGQVGFRPPGASETPAAAMVPRDVAGHWAEPWIVEALQLGVFQVDPAGNFSPDQTVTRVDYAMAVQRILVTATRDASLDTRYFGENPSRFADVPSSHFAYNAMALCAERGIMKADTFTGRFDPGGHVTGADALLIIRDFQTALRTTF, from the coding sequence ATGCGCGCTAAAGTATTGTTATCCCTTGCTTTGATAGGGCTAATGGGCTTGCCGGGGTGTGCTCCGAAGGTCGTATCACAGTCCGACCTGGACACGCCTGAGTACCACCAGCGGCTCGGTGTCCGCAGCCTTGAGAGCGGCGATTATGCCCGGGCCGAGGCCGCCTTTCAGCGGGCGGTGGACCTGGACAAGAATTTTGCCCCCGGTTGGGGTGGGCTGGGCCTGACGCGAGCCTACATGATGGACTTTCAGGATCGGGAAAAGGCCGTCAACAAAGCGGTGAAACTGGCCCCCAAGGATCCTACGGTCTGGATATTCCGCGGCCGGTACTGGCTTGCCAAGAGGTCGCTGGAGAAGAATTGGTTGAAGAAAGCCGAAGGCGATCTTAACCGTGCCGCCAAACTTGACCCCGGTAACGAGGCAGTCGATTACTATCTGGGCGAGGCCAGCTTCTACGGACTGAATTTTCAACAGGCTGGCGCACAATTTGCCAAGGTGGTTGACCTGAAGGGCGACTTGGCGGGCAAGGCGGATGAGATGTGGACCCTTTCGCAGAATATTGTCAGGGCCAGACCGGGCACAGACGCGGGCCGGAAGATCGCCATCAAGAGCGAGATCACCCGCTCCGACCTGGCGGTCCTCTTCGCTGAGGAGCTCAAACTCGCCGCCATATTCGAGCGTATGGCGCCCCCGAGCGCCGGGCAGGTGGGCTTCCGGCCCCCAGGGGCTTCGGAGACCCCAGCCGCCGCGATGGTTCCCCGGGATGTGGCCGGCCATTGGGCTGAGCCGTGGATCGTGGAGGCGTTGCAACTGGGCGTGTTCCAGGTGGATCCCGCAGGCAATTTTTCTCCCGACCAAACGGTAACTCGGGTCGACTATGCCATGGCCGTGCAACGCATCCTGGTTACGGCTACGAGGGACGCCTCACTGGACACCCGCTATTTTGGGGAGAACCCGTCACGCTTCGCCGATGTGCCCAGTAGCCACTTTGCCTACAATGCGATGGCGCTCTGTGCGGAGCGGGGCATCATGAAAGCCGACACATTCACCGGCCGGTTCGATCCGGGGGGCCACGTAACCGGAGCGGACGCCCTGCTCATCATCAGGGATTTTCAAACTGCGCTACGAACCACCTTTTAG
- a CDS encoding FecR domain-containing protein has translation MTAPYRYLPVLLPIFLTALSAQDKQLFGRVTFPLGNVQILVRPNPGWGKAIMNQDVFVGDRIRTAPKSRCEITLDGGGKVRIAEKSELQLTAASVTPLQKDFGATIFSGQVWVAAKAAFGETRNVAIRAPTAVAAIRGTKFRTIADTAESSVLVYEGNVDVIWAQAGDGGQQGDGGTGAPDPIRIGPPQEVAPPEEVPGPYEVSLEDWITLVEGMQINVRSDGRYNLFEFDQATDDQLEFVRWNKDLDQQQGE, from the coding sequence ATGACAGCTCCTTACCGGTATCTTCCGGTCTTACTGCCCATATTTCTAACTGCTCTATCGGCCCAGGACAAACAACTGTTCGGCCGGGTGACCTTTCCCCTGGGCAACGTCCAGATCCTGGTTCGGCCCAATCCGGGCTGGGGCAAAGCGATTATGAATCAGGACGTATTTGTGGGCGACAGGATCAGGACGGCACCCAAATCGCGCTGTGAGATTACCCTCGATGGAGGCGGGAAAGTCCGCATTGCGGAGAAAAGCGAGCTGCAGCTGACCGCTGCAAGTGTAACCCCCCTCCAGAAGGACTTCGGGGCGACAATTTTTTCGGGCCAGGTGTGGGTGGCGGCCAAGGCGGCTTTTGGTGAGACCAGGAACGTCGCTATCCGGGCGCCGACGGCAGTGGCCGCCATACGCGGCACCAAGTTCAGGACCATCGCCGACACGGCTGAGAGCTCGGTACTGGTGTACGAGGGCAATGTGGACGTTATCTGGGCGCAGGCCGGCGATGGTGGCCAGCAGGGCGATGGTGGCACCGGTGCACCGGACCCCATCAGGATTGGGCCGCCCCAGGAAGTAGCCCCGCCTGAGGAGGTGCCAGGCCCCTACGAGGTGTCACTGGAAGACTGGATCACCCTGGTTGAAGGCATGCAGATCAACGTCCGCTCGGACGGCCGCTACAATCTGTTCGAGTTTGATCAGGCGACCGATGATCAGTTGGAGTTTGTCCGCTGGAACAAAGACCTCGATCAACAACAGGGAGAATAG
- a CDS encoding LPP20 family lipoprotein, with translation MRHNKLMVTVLLLLLSVGAARGQGLGAPGAVTEPNEFGVVDYSMRIITATGIGAIPTNAPNVGMARANAIRAAKLDALRNLVEAVKAVRITSETTVMNNMVSSDVIRTQVEAMVRGARQVGDVKYLSDASVELSMTVPMSGIMDAVLPASAAVATPGEDQPIAFLPGIAGAANRALAPAAGASVALAIAGQPITGLIIDTRGLGVKPSMSPRVFTSDGSVIYGPGNYPRDFAVTQGVVGYHKDIAAAKLDSRVAGNPLTIKGTATQGTFGTDVVIATRDAQQAAGYAGFAEALSNCRVMFILD, from the coding sequence ATGCGACACAACAAACTTATGGTGACCGTGCTGCTTCTGCTCCTTTCCGTAGGCGCTGCGCGGGGCCAGGGATTGGGCGCCCCCGGGGCCGTCACCGAGCCGAATGAATTCGGTGTAGTGGACTATTCCATGCGGATCATTACCGCCACGGGTATCGGCGCCATTCCTACCAATGCGCCCAATGTGGGCATGGCCCGGGCCAATGCGATTCGGGCGGCTAAATTGGACGCCCTGCGTAACCTCGTGGAGGCGGTGAAGGCGGTGCGAATCACGTCGGAGACCACTGTCATGAACAACATGGTTTCAAGTGATGTCATCCGAACACAGGTGGAAGCCATGGTCCGGGGTGCCCGGCAGGTGGGGGACGTGAAATATCTGAGCGACGCGTCGGTGGAGCTCAGCATGACCGTGCCCATGAGCGGCATCATGGACGCCGTTCTCCCGGCCAGTGCCGCGGTGGCTACCCCCGGTGAAGACCAGCCCATTGCTTTCCTCCCAGGTATTGCTGGTGCTGCCAACCGCGCCCTTGCCCCGGCGGCTGGAGCTAGCGTTGCCCTCGCCATCGCGGGCCAGCCCATTACGGGTCTGATTATCGATACCCGCGGCTTGGGAGTCAAACCGTCCATGTCGCCCCGCGTGTTTACCAGCGATGGGTCGGTGATCTACGGCCCGGGCAACTATCCCCGCGACTTTGCTGTTACCCAGGGCGTGGTGGGCTACCACAAGGATATCGCCGCGGCCAAGCTCGATTCCCGCGTTGCGGGTAACCCGCTCACCATCAAGGGGACTGCAACCCAGGGCACGTTCGGCACCGATGTGGTTATCGCCACCCGCGATGCCCAGCAGGCGGCGGGATATGCCGGCTTCGCGGAGGCCCTCAGCAATTGCCGGGTGATGTTCATCCTCGACTGA
- the frr gene encoding ribosome recycling factor: MINELHARTKEQMDATLEHTRQELATLRTGRANPRLVDHIKIDYYGSHQPLKNLASISAPEPRMLVVEPFDKTQIGAVEKAIQLADLGLNPTNDGQVIRLPIPELTEERRRDLVKIAHATVEEGKVTVRNVRRDANAELKLFAKEHDLSEDNMHREMDNIQGMTDARVTQLDEMLATKEQEILHD; this comes from the coding sequence ATGATCAACGAGCTACACGCCCGCACGAAGGAACAGATGGATGCAACTTTGGAGCACACGCGTCAGGAGCTGGCAACATTGCGCACAGGACGTGCTAATCCCCGCCTGGTCGACCACATTAAGATCGATTACTACGGGAGTCATCAGCCGCTGAAAAACCTGGCCAGCATATCGGCGCCGGAGCCGCGCATGCTGGTGGTTGAGCCTTTCGACAAGACCCAGATTGGGGCTGTCGAGAAAGCGATTCAACTTGCTGATTTGGGACTCAATCCTACCAATGACGGGCAAGTCATCCGTCTGCCCATACCCGAGCTCACTGAGGAACGGCGGCGCGACCTTGTCAAGATAGCGCATGCGACCGTTGAAGAAGGCAAGGTAACGGTTCGCAATGTTCGCAGGGATGCAAACGCCGAACTTAAACTATTCGCCAAAGAGCACGATTTGTCCGAGGACAATATGCACCGCGAGATGGACAATATTCAGGGCATGACGGATGCTCGCGTCACTCAGCTGGATGAGATGCTGGCGACGAAGGAGCAGGAGATTCTGCACGACTGA
- the tsf gene encoding translation elongation factor Ts, which translates to MIPASLVKELRQRTGAGMMDCKRALEAAGGDLEKAIDHLRASGIAKAEKKSHRDTGDGVVLSYIHPGSKLGVLIEVNCETDFMAKTESFQSFVKDIAMHIAAAAPMVVQREDMSPDVLEHEKGIFAEQARQAGKPDHILEKIIAGKVDKFISENVLLEQGFVKDPQRTIGDYVKEVIAKMGENISIARFSRFQLGETDPLNSGA; encoded by the coding sequence GTGATCCCCGCCAGCCTCGTCAAGGAACTTCGGCAGAGGACGGGGGCCGGCATGATGGATTGCAAGCGGGCGTTGGAGGCAGCCGGCGGTGATCTTGAAAAGGCCATTGACCATCTGCGAGCCAGTGGCATAGCGAAGGCCGAGAAAAAGTCGCATCGCGACACCGGCGATGGGGTCGTGCTCTCTTACATCCATCCCGGGTCAAAACTGGGTGTTCTGATTGAGGTCAACTGCGAGACCGATTTCATGGCCAAGACGGAAAGTTTTCAGAGCTTTGTCAAAGATATTGCCATGCATATCGCAGCCGCGGCGCCTATGGTGGTTCAGCGTGAAGACATGTCTCCCGATGTGCTGGAACATGAAAAAGGCATATTTGCGGAGCAGGCCCGCCAAGCAGGTAAACCCGACCATATCCTTGAGAAAATTATCGCCGGCAAGGTCGACAAGTTTATTTCTGAAAACGTTCTCCTCGAGCAAGGTTTTGTTAAGGATCCGCAGAGGACGATTGGTGATTACGTGAAAGAGGTCATCGCCAAGATGGGTGAGAACATATCCATTGCCCGATTCAGTCGCTTTCAACTTGGCGAGACAGATCCCCTGAATAGCGGCGCCTGA
- the rpsB gene encoding 30S ribosomal protein S2 — MPAGHQLTVEDLISTGAHFGHLTRRWHPNYKPYIYMEKNGIHIIDVEQTMICLQRAVEVASQIVRDGGTILFVGTKKQAKDVLQREADRCGMYYVVERWLGGTLTNFATIKRSIKRLQQLEKDADTLYQSLTKKEILRLERERIRLSDQHRGIKDMKQLPDAVYVVDAQHEATAIREARRLEIPVIAIVDSNTDPEMADYPIPANDDSLRTIQLITAELADGIIAARGGESFEEEDGEEAAKPGPEETETVKEAQVEAVVAGEGEHLPKEASEA; from the coding sequence ATGCCTGCCGGCCACCAGCTAACCGTAGAAGATCTTATCAGCACCGGTGCCCATTTCGGGCATCTTACCCGGCGGTGGCATCCCAACTACAAGCCATACATTTACATGGAGAAAAACGGAATCCACATCATTGATGTAGAGCAGACCATGATCTGTTTGCAGCGTGCTGTGGAGGTGGCCTCGCAGATTGTCCGGGATGGCGGTACGATTCTCTTCGTCGGTACCAAGAAGCAGGCCAAGGATGTCTTGCAGCGCGAGGCTGACCGGTGCGGCATGTATTACGTCGTGGAGCGTTGGCTTGGTGGAACGCTGACCAACTTTGCGACCATTAAGCGCAGCATCAAGCGACTTCAGCAGCTTGAAAAGGATGCCGATACTCTATACCAGTCCTTGACCAAGAAGGAGATATTGCGCCTGGAGCGTGAGCGGATACGGCTCTCCGATCAACACCGGGGTATTAAAGACATGAAGCAGCTCCCCGATGCAGTTTATGTTGTCGATGCCCAGCATGAGGCTACGGCCATCAGGGAGGCCCGTCGCCTGGAGATTCCCGTGATCGCCATCGTTGACAGCAACACGGATCCCGAAATGGCCGACTATCCTATTCCTGCCAATGACGATTCCCTGCGCACAATCCAATTAATCACCGCCGAGCTGGCAGACGGCATCATTGCCGCTCGCGGCGGCGAGTCCTTTGAAGAGGAAGATGGCGAGGAGGCAGCCAAGCCCGGGCCTGAGGAAACCGAAACGGTGAAAGAAGCTCAGGTCGAAGCTGTGGTCGCTGGTGAAGGCGAACATCTTCCCAAGGAGGCCAGCGAAGCGTGA
- a CDS encoding adenosylcobalamin-dependent ribonucleoside-diphosphate reductase, producing the protein MAEASLPPKTRDEQSPPKYKLDAYYQDDEIARDVLRAKYLAPGESHPWDLWVRQARAIAGVEATPELRRQWEGRFLYLLEDFRFVPGGRIMHGAGREDIKTTLNNCYVVAIKEDAISAIYQAIFDEALTYKYGGGCGHDLSTLRPSGSPIAGTGGESCGPIGFMDLFSTNTNTIAQHGRRGANMQTLRVDHPDIESFITIKKNLDKVMYSNISVLLTHEFMHAVEQDQDFELRWGGEVYRTVRAQELWHEIIAAAHASAEPGLIFWDTMRDYHNGEYCSPLVSTNPCAEQPLPDGGCCNLGSINLERFVDADGQFMMAAFDETVSVATRFLDNVIDYNIDRHALPIQQENAKNDRRIGLGILGLGDMLVRRSIRYDSDEALQAVEEIMRTMRDTAYATSISLAAEKGVFPNFEWDGYRQSHFIPSLPENLRTDIREQGIRNVTILTVPPTGSGAIVAQVTSGIEPIFATSYKRRVKRNEGLGDTFREYTVYHPIIKNLFGTDGDMPEYVTTAHQIDPFFRVKLQGVIQRFVDSSISSTVNLPQDISAETVAEIYMAAYHEGLKGITVYREGSREGILISDEQSQPQGNEPPPHEPEADRDGQSGDSESTVDAQAQPSVAVSESLMGRPQLHPRPRPEITGGVTRRVRTGEGNLYITINEDERGLCEVFTTIGKAGGAASTQAEAISRLISLNLRSGVDPWEIVKQLRGISGPSPTWEQGRLILSTPDAIGQALGRYLGERQKRPWELVQNGAGDRAGANGLRPDGPKPAPGYSSASGPTPEEPSSKTMITCPHCGGNVVHEGGCVTCPACGYSRC; encoded by the coding sequence ATGGCCGAGGCCTCCTTGCCCCCCAAGACCCGCGACGAACAGTCGCCCCCAAAGTACAAATTGGACGCCTATTATCAGGATGACGAAATCGCCAGGGACGTGTTGCGGGCCAAATATCTGGCGCCGGGAGAGAGCCACCCGTGGGATCTGTGGGTGCGCCAGGCCAGGGCCATTGCCGGCGTGGAAGCCACCCCGGAGTTGAGGCGCCAGTGGGAAGGTCGATTCTTGTACCTCCTGGAGGATTTTCGCTTCGTTCCTGGCGGTCGCATTATGCACGGCGCGGGGCGTGAAGATATCAAGACGACCCTCAATAACTGCTATGTTGTGGCCATCAAGGAGGATGCCATCAGTGCCATCTACCAGGCTATTTTTGACGAGGCGTTGACCTACAAGTATGGCGGCGGCTGCGGCCACGACCTGTCGACCCTGCGGCCGTCCGGTTCGCCCATCGCCGGCACGGGCGGGGAGTCGTGCGGCCCCATCGGCTTCATGGACCTGTTCAGCACGAACACCAATACGATCGCACAGCACGGGCGCCGGGGTGCAAACATGCAAACCCTGCGGGTTGATCATCCCGATATTGAAAGCTTCATCACGATCAAGAAAAATCTGGACAAGGTGATGTACTCGAATATCTCCGTCCTGCTCACCCATGAGTTCATGCATGCGGTGGAGCAGGATCAGGACTTCGAACTGCGGTGGGGCGGTGAGGTCTACCGCACGGTCCGCGCCCAGGAATTATGGCATGAGATCATTGCCGCGGCCCATGCCAGCGCCGAACCGGGGCTCATATTCTGGGACACCATGCGGGACTACCATAACGGGGAGTATTGCAGCCCGCTGGTTTCCACCAACCCCTGCGCCGAGCAGCCGCTGCCCGATGGTGGCTGTTGCAATCTGGGCAGCATCAACCTGGAGCGCTTTGTGGATGCCGATGGCCAGTTTATGATGGCGGCGTTTGATGAGACGGTGAGCGTGGCCACCCGCTTCCTCGATAATGTGATCGATTACAACATTGACCGCCATGCCCTCCCCATCCAGCAAGAAAACGCCAAGAACGATCGCCGCATTGGACTGGGCATTCTTGGTTTGGGCGACATGCTGGTGCGCCGGAGCATCCGGTACGACAGTGATGAGGCGCTCCAAGCTGTAGAGGAGATCATGAGAACCATGCGGGACACGGCCTACGCAACTTCCATCAGTCTTGCAGCTGAAAAGGGCGTCTTCCCCAACTTTGAGTGGGACGGCTATCGCCAGAGCCACTTCATACCCAGCCTGCCGGAGAATCTGCGCACGGACATCAGAGAGCAGGGGATTCGCAACGTAACCATTCTGACTGTGCCACCTACCGGCTCGGGGGCGATCGTCGCCCAGGTGACCTCTGGCATCGAGCCGATTTTCGCCACTTCCTACAAGCGCCGCGTAAAGCGGAATGAGGGGCTGGGCGATACTTTCCGGGAATACACCGTCTATCACCCCATTATCAAGAATCTGTTTGGGACTGACGGCGATATGCCCGAGTATGTCACAACCGCACACCAGATTGACCCCTTTTTTCGGGTGAAGCTACAGGGTGTTATCCAGCGCTTCGTCGACAGCTCCATTTCTTCTACGGTGAATCTGCCCCAGGACATCTCCGCGGAGACGGTGGCGGAGATCTACATGGCCGCCTATCATGAAGGCCTAAAGGGCATTACCGTCTACCGGGAGGGTTCGCGTGAGGGTATCCTGATATCCGACGAGCAGTCCCAGCCACAGGGAAATGAGCCGCCACCTCATGAGCCAGAGGCTGACCGTGACGGACAATCCGGTGATTCTGAGAGCACCGTTGATGCCCAGGCTCAACCCTCCGTCGCTGTTTCTGAGAGCCTCATGGGCCGGCCACAACTGCACCCCCGCCCCAGACCGGAGATAACCGGGGGTGTCACGCGCAGGGTCCGGACCGGCGAGGGCAATCTCTACATCACCATCAACGAGGATGAGCGTGGGCTCTGCGAGGTCTTCACCACGATCGGTAAGGCTGGCGGCGCCGCGTCCACCCAGGCCGAAGCCATCAGTCGCTTGATATCACTGAACCTTCGGTCCGGCGTGGATCCGTGGGAAATCGTGAAGCAGCTCAGAGGCATCAGCGGCCCCAGCCCAACCTGGGAACAAGGCCGCCTCATTCTGTCGACGCCGGACGCCATTGGCCAGGCGCTGGGCCGCTATCTGGGCGAGCGACAGAAACGGCCGTGGGAACTTGTTCAAAACGGCGCTGGAGACAGGGCCGGTGCTAATGGCCTGAGACCCGACGGCCCAAAACCTGCCCCTGGGTACTCTTCCGCCAGCGGGCCAACCCCTGAGGAGCCTAGTTCCAAGACCATGATTACATGCCCGCATTGCGGCGGCAATGTCGTCCACGAGGGCGGCTGCGTTACCTGCCCGGCATGCGGGTACTCCCGGTGCTAA